The nucleotide sequence taaagtttatttttgagagagagtggggaggggcagagagaaggggagacagaggatgtggagcaggctctgcgctgacagcaaagagccctccggtggggcttgaacccatgaaccatgagatcacaatctgagcagaaatctgacacttaacggagccacccaggtgcccccaggcttaaacttttttgacatttttttttgcttatttaactCCTTTGCATGTGTTCTCTCCCAAGTAGTAAGAACCCCAGGGAAGTTTCAGAAGTTCCAGAACCATGTCAGGAGTTTGAAACAAAAATGGTTGTGGGAAGCTGTCCCAGAGGAGTGTCATTAGAAACATCCTTGGGATGAAGAATTGGTTTACCTTCCATCCTGGAAAGGGCCAGAATTTACCAGACCGTTCTATGCATACAGAGAGGGAGTCAATCTCCTTACCACTTTACCCATGAACGTCCTTTAAATCAGGCCCAGAGAAGCCTCTTGGATCTTAGTCCCAAAATTAGAGGTGTTTAAAAGATACAGAGTTTGAGTAGGAATCCTGGCTCCCCAGATACTGTTTACTTGGAATGAAGCTAAATCTCCTTTGAAGTCTTCATTGTATTGCTTCCATGATCCAAGCTCCATTCCTCCCGAGGTAAGACCAGGAGTTGAGGAATTGATCTTGACAATCTGCTTTTAGTATTTCTCCACACAGAACTTGGTGAAACTGAAGGTCACCCTGAACTTGACGAAAACGATTACACTACAGCATTTTCCtcaggggcaccttgggtggctcaggtgtgaAGCATTcgccttcagctcaagtcatgatctcacagttcatgagttcaggtccccCATTTCACGTGAGCAGGAGCACCGGGCTggccccacttctctctgcccctcgctcacttgtaCTCACTcaaaaagtaagtaagtaaattaaGACATTTCTTCAAGTCCAATTCTAGAGCAAGGTAAGAGAATCAGTCCTTCCCTTATTCCTCAATTTatgttgttgttaagtttattttgagagtgagcaagagtgggagaaacagagagggaggacgTGAGGAgggaagaatcccaaacaggcttcttGCTATCAGCgtggttcctgacacagagcttcatctccagaaccaggagatcatgacctgagacaaaaccaagagtggaatgcttaaccaaataagccaccccggcgccccctgGAGTTGATGTTCTGGATACCTCTGtcataacacttttaaaaatctgaaagagCTTAggaagtaaaatgaagaaaaatagaacatcTAGAATGAGATTCATGAAAATGGTCAAATCTTGGCCTGACACTCCTGCATTTATTTCTaaggcttcatttaaaaaaacaagaacagaatgACAGTAGCACCTGTTTGAATTCTAGGTGGGATAGTAGAGAGGAAACCTAAAAACAAGCTAAGTAAAGAATCCGTGAAATGAGGTGTAATGCAACTTCATCACTTTATTCAAATCTTCAAAATAGTCTTTATTCTACATTTTTAGTATAAAAAATCCACAAGTTAAGTGCACCACAGTGTAGAGAGAGACATACAACGCTGAACTTCCATAACAGTCAATGGTACAGTCAAACATCACATGTACAGAACACAAAATTTAGATGAACTGAActtataagataaaataaaataaaatccaatttcagaaaataaaaatcaaaatattaaggaTCCCTGAAATATTCTTAACCCTAATGAGATTTCACTGGACTCAAGTCATTTTGTAGTGAGGGATTCATATCATGACCCCATTAACCCAGCCTATGAGTTCTTGGGAACCATGAGTGCCTATGTCCGATACTCCGACGATACATGGTGACCAGTTTTGGGGTGGGAAAACGTCCCCTAATTTGGCTCTAACGTCATCAGGCTTTTGAAATgcatccccctccctgcctccacgtTTTAAACAAACTTGTTTACAGTACAGTTTGCACTGAGACCCTTTGTTCAAATAGAGCTCTCAGGTTTTTGGACTCCGGAGCAAATTTGGGTTTGGTTCACAGATGAAGAGACAGCCTATGAGGAAGGTCCGAGAGGCACCCTCCACATTTGCCTGAGttgcaaaaaaaacccagaagtaatGGGGTCGTGCTTGGGGCACAGAAGGGGTTTCAGAGGATCCTTGTGAAAGACTAGTTAAAAGATGGCAAGTGGGGAGAAgtgcaaggaaagaaggaagttagTCTGACTGGCTTTCTGTCCTGCACCATTGATTCAATGGAGACTGGTGGGAAGGAACTGGAAGACTAGGGTTGAGGGTGGGACGTGGGGCAAGGGATGGACAGGGAAAGGCAGACAACTAATGCGTTTCATTTATAACAAGTAATAGAAATCAAAGACTTAAAGGAGATTAAAGACCAATCAGAATAGTTTGGCAACTTTAATTCTTAGGAAGATCAAAGTTCCCTCCAAACCTAATTTGATGTTTATTACTAAGAGCAAAGACCAGTATGGTACAGTATTACTCCAGAGGAAGTCAAGGAAGATCCTTAGGGCTGCTTCACCCACATTCATTTTATGAATGGATGCCTCCCCTACCTCAAAATGCTTTAAGGAGGTACTGCTACCATTACTTGGTTCCTTATTAAGTTTGAAAAGTGCCTGAAAGTTTGGGCACCAGAAAGACACCCCAACAACATGTGTCTAAACTGCAACTTCAGGTTAATATGACTAAAGCAGTTACATTGTGAGAAGTGCTGAAGGTATGTGATGTCTTTCTCGGTACAGAGGTGGCCTCCGTTCTTCACCAGATGGTGTAGccaccatctgagccacccatgaaGAAGTTTCCCTTCCGCTGAGTTACGAGGACATTGGCTCCCTGCATGACCGCGAGCTGAGCAGCATTGGGAGGGCATCCAGGGGGTGGAGgctgaaaggaaaagacaaaggttGATTGGGCACAGGGCAGCGGGCAAGGGAAATGAACACGGGTGAAAACAGGATCCGTTAGGAATACACCAATGTACTGACCAATCACTTCTTAAAGCTAGTTCTGCCGCCGATTTGGGCTGTAAAGCAGGTCTCTCTATTTATCTGTGAACCTAAAGATACAAACAGGAAAGAGAGCCTACCACTCATTCAAAGGCATTCCCACCTCATTTCCAGAATAAGGTTTCCGAGTGGCTAGCCCTAGCAAGAGCCATTTGGGGCTCTAATTCTTATATGAGGGGGAGCTAAGCAGGAAACCTAACTAAAATCTCTAGTATCTTTCTAAATGCTACTTAACAGGGATTatgctttctccatttttcatcATCATGCTTCTTGATGGAATGCCAAAAGGAATGCAAATTCAATCAATGCTTATGGAATGAATAACGAGTATTACTGGACCAGTACCAGAACAGAACTGAGAAGGCAGCAGGCAGGACTCCTAAGACAGGAAAACCAAGGAATCTGGTTAACTCAGACCCCAGGGAATGTGCCAGATGCTAATGACTTGCCACAGTTCTCCTGCCCCGTCGACTGCTTTCTGCCGACTCCTGGGTATCCATGCTCATGCTAATCCCACAGCCACTGCCCAGGCATGGTGCAAGGATGAATATGTAATCTTTTCAGAAAGTTCAAATACACAAGAGCAGAGTTTTTCTGATAAGGTCATACTCACAGGAATGTTGCCAGCAGTAGCCCCAGCTCCAAATCTGGCCCCTGCATCGTATCCTCCTTCCACTAGCACTGCTGAACCAGGTGGGTAGATGGGACCAACTGGATAATAGGCCATAGGGATTGTGGAACCTAATGGTCCAACAGCCACAGACTGGGCCATGGGAAGATACAGGGAGGCACCAGGAAACGCAGCCGACATGGTGGGGACTGTGGCAGCCCCTGGGTGCACGAAGCTCGGACGATAGAGCTACAAGAGGCAGTAGAGAAGACAACATGTTACTAATATTCCaatttgagatcttttttaattttttaaaatgttttatttttgagacagagcatgagaaggggaggggcagagggacagggagacacagaatccaaagcaggctccaggctctgagctgtcagcacagagcccgatgtagggctcaaacccacgaacgtgagatcatggcctgagctgaagtcggaggcccaacctactgagccactcaggcgccccaccaatTTGAGATCTCTTAATTCTCCTTACACAGCCTATGCTCTGAGTTACATGAACTGCCTTTCCAATGCCACTCAATAGTCTCCTGGATCACTTCCTGCTATGGCTAATGTTAGACTCAAAGAATGCACACTCATCTTCTTAACCTAAGCCTGTGCCAAAAGGCATCATCAGATAATGCATTCTCAACCCCAACAAAAATCGCTGAAGTATACACTACTTTGGATTATTCATGGGCACTCCCTCCTGTTTGTGGAGAGTAAATAAATATGGGGAGCCCAGGACTGAAGATGTGATCAGAGTATTCAGTTCAAGTCAAGTAAACTGGAAGCACCTCTGAGTAGGCAGGTGGGGCATCAGTATAGGGCGGAGCCTGAGGAAGATGCAAGGTCTGAGGGTACACTGGATTCCCAGGAGGCTGCACGGGGTAGGTTGGCTGCGTTGGATATTGACCTGGaagacaacaggaaaaaaataattgcatgtgGCCTATCATACTGAGCCACCAAAATGGGGCAGAACATACTGAGTAGCTAACCTAGCCGCAACAAGCAGGAGACATGTAAACACACTGCTCTGGAGGGCCTGATTTCTGGAACCAAGAAAATAAGCACTCTCTTTGCACCTTTTTCCCGGCCTATACCTGAAGATGCTGGATTCTAACTCGACAGAAAAGGCGCTCTCCCCGTTAGCACATTGGTGTAAGGGAAAGTCTAGCTGGGCCCAAGTTTCTCCCACAACGCAGGGCAAGTCTGGGCACCCGTTCCTGCCAATGTACCAACGGTACATCCTGCCTCTGCTCTGAGTGGTCTTCAAAGGCCTGGTTGTTACTGGCCAAGACCTCGTTGAGTCACGGTGGTTATTTACCCCACAGATTCCTACTCAAGGTCGACTTCCAAATAAAGTGAGTGGTGAAAGTGAACCTTCAGACCCGAGAGAAGGTACATGTCCTGAGGAACAAACGAGGATCGAATTCTGCCAGACACTCGTGCAATCACAGGAACCGGCAGAAGTGCGGGCCGCCATCggagagaagggcaaagagaccCTTCTGGCCCCCTGGCCCGCCCACCAGCGCCGGCACCTCTCTAGTTAAGTCCGGGCGCCAGCCTCTGGTTCCGGAGCGCGGCGCCCCGCCTCCGCCGGCTCTCCATTGGCCTGCCCAAATCCCTGCTCTAGCTTCCCATTTGCTCCTGCACATGCCTATCATGACAAGCCTTtttctcccgccccccccccaaccgaCCCGCACCTCCAAACTGCGCCACAGAGTTTAAGGGGGAAAGGGCCGAGAAAGAGCAAGCAGCCGTAGGTCGGGGATGACGAAGGCGTCTGGTGCAGCCCCCGGGGCTGCAGCTGGCCCCGGAGCGAGGCGTAGCTCGCCCCAAGCTCGGCGCTTGGcggccctgggctcctggcccGCTCGCTCCATGCTAGCGCTATTCCCCGCGACGGCCCCAACCGCCCCCTGTCCTTGCCTTTGCTGTTCATGGTGGCTGCTGGTCCGGTTCGGCTCGGCGTCGCGGACGGTTATTTTTTTCGTCCTCTTCCTGTTCGTAGTCACTTCCGTGTCACGTGACGACTCGTCCGCCTAGCGTCACCCGAAGCCCGAGTGCTGCTGCCACCGGAAGCCCCGCCCCTTTTCCCGGCCTCCAGTAGCTAGAGGCAGGGCTCACGTGGTCCCGCCCATCCGCGCGCGCCGACTCCACCCCTTTGGGGGTCTTGTCTTCCAACCCCCACCCGCGTCCCACGACGCGAAGAAAACCAAATACAGGTATTGTCTCaaaccaggattttttttttttcttctctctctcttgggcGTTCGGAGACAGAACCATTAAACTGTTCCCCGGAACTTTTTTCCACCTACGCACAGCAGCTCAAGGTCACCTCACCTTAACAGCCTTTCCACAAGGGGCATAGAGGCTACTTATTCCTCTACCGGCCTGAAATACCTTCCCCAAACCTTGGCCTATCGTGCCGTTTCCCTCTTACGAAGCCCAGTTTAAGCCTCAGCTAGGTCAAGATTTATATTGCCAGGTCAGCTGTCATCTGTCCTTTTCTGAGGTAGACCCTCAGTCCGATCTTCGCTGTCTTGTCTTTTCCACCCACAAGCTGTCAGTATTTACTCCTGTGTCCTTCCTGTCTTTGTTACCAAACGGCAGGGCATATTATGCCGTGTGTCCTCCACAGCGGCTAGCACTAAAACTGTCACGTTCGCCGTCCCCAAGGAGTGCTTGTGGCCCTTCCTTCCTTTCGAACTTGCTACAGGTGACCTGTAAGGTGGCTTGTCTGTATTTTCTCTAAATCGGTGTCTCACCTCTAATCTAATTTTCCTTATAGACAAAGATGCCATCCTTCCAGACAGCAATTAAGGTTTTCCTTCCgtccttcattttaaaataagccaACAATGTGCAAGTACAGAGATGGAACTGAACAAGACATTTTTGATGTTCAGATTAATACTAGTAATGAAAAGCTTGTATTTACCTTTTCCTGTATGTTGGACTCAAATCTTGAAGGCAGCATAGTGTTAGACATTCACTCATGTGAATGTCTCTCTCTGAAACGCTTacaaatgccaggcactgttctaaaacACAACAAAGCCCAAGCTTTCTTGAAACTCACCTTCCAGTGCAGGGGTTTGCAAACTTTTTTGTCCACAAATCCACAATAACCTGCTTTAAGTCACAACTCAGCACACACATGTTTACAACAAAACTTATTGACCTAGTACTTATCCCTCTGTGTACACTGCATTGTAgtcttttatattctattttttttgcaAATCTGGTGGCAATTTCCCATCCCACTTGCAAGTCAGGCCccgcagtttgaaaaacactgtttttTTAGTAGACTTTTATCTCCAGAGCTTCACACCTTTTTTAAGCATGAAGACTGCAATCAGTAACTGGAAAGTAAAGGAGTGAATAAATCCTTGAAGGTCAGATCAAACCTTCCCTGTT is from Suricata suricatta isolate VVHF042 chromosome 10, meerkat_22Aug2017_6uvM2_HiC, whole genome shotgun sequence and encodes:
- the DAZAP2 gene encoding DAZ-associated protein 2 isoform X2, which encodes MNSKGQYPTQPTYPVQPPGNPVYPQTLHLPQAPPYTDAPPAYSELYRPSFVHPGAATVPTMSAAFPGASLYLPMAQSVAVGPLGSTIPMAYYPVGPIYPPASTPWMPSQCCSARGHAGSQCPRNSAEGKLLHGWLRWWLHHLVKNGGHLCTEKDITYLQHFSQCNCFSHINLKLQFRHMLLGCLSGAQTFRHFSNLIRNQVMVAVPP
- the DAZAP2 gene encoding DAZ-associated protein 2 isoform X1, which produces MNSKGQYPTQPTYPVQPPGNPVYPQTLHLPQAPPYTDAPPAYSELYRPSFVHPGAATVPTMSAAFPGASLYLPMAQSVAVGPLGSTIPMAYYPVGPIYPPGSAVLVEGGYDAGARFGAGATAGNIPPPPPGCPPNAAQLAVMQGANVLVTQRKGNFFMGGSDGGYTIW